CAGGTCCGCCAGAGAGCCAAGCGCGGCTATGTCATTTGGGTTTATTCTTACTATACCCTCATACTCTTCCTGGGCCAGATCGAATTTATTCTGCACTGTGTAAGCCAGTGCCAGAAGAAATCGCGGCTTGGTATCGAGCGGGTCCAGCGTCTTAGCTGTATTAAATTCTTCTACGGCCGCGTCAAGCTTCTTAGTAAGAAAATAATCTACCCCGATTCTTGTGTGAAGATAGCTTATTTTGGGGTCTATGCCGGAGGCTATCTTGTATTCGCGAAGCGCGTTCTCCAGGCTGCCTTCATTGTCATAAATAATGCCCATTGTGTAATGGGCAAGCGCCTGAGAAAAGGGATCCGAAGACCTCTTCTTCTCGATCCTTACATCCCAAAGCGACCGGTTCGATCTTGACAGGACGTCGCGGGCCGCTTCCAGCTCTGACGGCGGACATACCGCAAGTATCAGAAAAGCCGCTATATAGATAAATAGCTTCTTCAATGGAAATGTCAAAGGCCGCGAGCTACTTATACATCAATCTTTTTTTGTGGCGATTTAATCTCATTCTCTTTTTTCTCTTATGCTTCGCCATCTTCGCTCTTTTTCTTTTTCTGCCGCAAGGCATGAACGACTCACCTCCTAATATATTACTTTATTCAGCGGATACTCGATAATACCTTGAGCTCCGGCTCTTTTTAATTCCGGAATTATCCTTTTCGCGGTCTTTTCGTCTATTATGGTATCTACATCGAACCAATTGGAGTCCGAGAGGGCCGATACCGTAGGATTCTTCATCGCGGGAAGTATACTCAATATGGCCTTCAGGTCATTTTTAGCGACGTTCATCTTTAGTCCGACTTTCTCTTCGGCAAGTATCGCGCCTTTTAACAGTAACGCGAGATTTTCTATCTTGGCGCGTTTCCAGGGGTTCATCCAGCTTTTGCGGTTCGCTATAAGCTGGGTTGTGGACTCACACACCGTGGCCACTTCTCTTAAATTATTAGCGCGTAAAGACGACCCTGTCTCGGTAACTTCCACTATCGCGTCTATTCCTATGGCCGCTTTCACTTCTGTAGCGCCCCAGGAAAACTCCACTTCGGCTTTCACCTTGTTCTTTTTAAGATATTCCTTTGTGACGCTTACCAGTTCCGTCGCCACACGCTTACCGTTAAGGTCTTTGACGGTCTTCACTTTTGAGCCCTGCGGAACCGCCAGTACCCATCTTACCGGCCTTAAGCTTTGTTTGGCATAAATAAGCTCCGCCACCCTTACCACATTAGATGAATTTTCAAGTATCCAGTCATTGCCGGTAATTCCGCAGTCAAGGATGCCGTCCTCGACATAGCGGGACATCTCCTGCGCCCTGAAAAGTATCGCCTCTATTTCGTCATCGTCTATCGACGGAAAATATGACCTTTCGCTTATGCCGACAAAGAACCCCGCCTTCTTGAACATCCTTACAGTGGCTTCCTGCAGGCTTCCCTTTGGCATACCAAGTTTTAGCTTCTTTATAGCTGCTTTCATTGTAACGCCTTCCTTTGTTAATTATTGAACAATAGTATCATATTAAGATATACGATGTCAATACTGCCCGATCAAAGACACTTTGCCGGCTAATTTCGACAATACATATATCTTGCATGAGCGCTCGAGTACAACAGATCTTTGATACGCCTCCTCAAGATCTTTACCCACAACTATCGCGCCGTGGTTCTTCAGCAAAACCGCGTTATGCTTTTTTATAGCGCCTGCGACCGCATTTGCCAGCTCCCGGCTGCCGGATTTCTTATAACTTATCACGGGGACTTCCGTCGAAAGCGCGCACGCGAATTCATAAGATACAAACCCTAGTTTTTTTATCAGCATGGCAAGGATAGTTCCGTATACGGGATGCGTGTGGATAACGGCCCCGATATCAGCGCGCGCTTTGTAGCACGCTATATGCATAGGTAATTCCACCGAACACGGACCCTTACGGCAGAAGACTTTACCGGTTTTAAGATCCGCTTCATTATAATCGGCCGCGGTGGAGTTTTCTAAAGATACGCCGCTTGCTTTTATATATACCCTGCTGCCAACACGTACGCTTATATTGCCGCCACAGCCCGTTACCAGATTCTGCGCGTATATAAGCTTGCCGTATTTTATAAGTTCGCCCCTAAAATCCTTCATAGTTTGTTACTTTAACACATTAGGCTCGACTTTGTCAAATTCCCCTTCGCTTACAAGCAGGGAATTCCGCGCAAGTCCGAAAAGATAGTGTAAAATATTGTGGACGCTTTTGAAACGTCATTCCCGAATGTTTTTATCGGGAATCCATAAAAGTTCTTTGAAATGTAAATAAAAAAGGTATATCCTCACGGTTATTGTGAATGATAACCGGGTCGTGAAGACCCAAGGAGGATATACCATGAGAAGCGTTAACTTCTCACAGAGTAGTGTAGCAATTCAGTATCAATATTTAAAGAGGAATTTGCGAGAGCTTGGAATGTTGGGGGTATTCGATAATTTTGAATCTAGTGCCCATCGAGTGGTACAAGAGTATATTCAAAAAGGTATATATGAAGAATTTAAGCTGCAGATCGGCGCGGGTAGATATGAACATGCGGGCTCGAGGAGACTCGATGAGCGCAAGGGAGAGTATGGGCGCTTTTTCACCACAACATTCGGCACCAGCCGGATCGATATACCCAGAACTCGTGACGGACTAAAGATAACATATTCGCTCTTTAGCAAGTACCAGAGAAGACAGCAGAAGTTTGACGATACGGTAGTGCTATCGATGATATTAGGCTTATCTACCCGCAAGCAGCGCAAGTTCTTCAAGGCCTTCATAGGCGACTCCGTAAGCCACGGCACAGCATCAAAGTTGTTAAGGAATCTTGAAGGTGACCTTGCTGAATACAGAACTCGTACTATTGAGGATAAGTATAAATATCTTCTCATAGACGGCCTCTGGGTAAGCGTAATATCGAATGGCCGCCTTCGGAAGATGGTGATATTGTTCGTCCTGGGAATCACCATGGATAACAAGAAAGAGATCATAGCTTTTAAGCTGGCTAAGGGCGAGACCGAACGCGAAGTATCCGGCTTACTCAATGATATCTATAGACGTGGCTTAGAGGGTAAGCACTTAAAGGTAGTAGCAAGTGATGGGGCGCAAGGTATAAGGCAGGGCATATCGCTCGTGTATCCGTACGCAAAATGGCAGCTATGTCATACGCATAAGCTACGGAATTTATCGAGCAACGTTAGACACAAGGTATCGCACAGAAGGAAGATGATGGCCCAGGCTTCCCGGATATGCCGGTCCGGGTCAAGACGACAGGCCATTAAACGCTTCATGCGATTCTGTGACAAGTGGCACAGTGTTGAACCAAAGGCTATCAGGTGCCTTGAGAAGGACTTTTACGATACCATTGTCTATTATGACTTCTTCGAAGATAAGAACTTTATAAGCACCACCAATCATATAGAGAGAGATCTTGAAGAAGTGCGTAGACGTATCAAGATACAAGGTTACTTCAAATCAGAACAAAGCTTAAACCTGTGGATCTATGGCATAATAAGCCAGTTTAGAGAAGAGCAACGTGAGGACGCGCCTAAATACATATTTACATTAGTCGAGGAGTCATTTATAGATTCCCGCTTTCGCGGGAATGACAAACACGAAAGCGTCCAATTATCTTGACACTACTTCCGAAAATTTCTTGTAGACGAAGCGAAATTTTGCTGTATAATATCGAAAAAGGAGCGCTATTAATGCTTAAACTATTCAGGAAAAAATTTGTAAGCAGGCTTATATTGTGGAGCCTTCTGATATTGATCCTGCCCGCTTTTGTAATGTGGGGCAGTGCCAGCATGTCCCGATCCAAAGACAAGGGCCCTACCTATGTGGGCATGGCCAGCGGGAAAAAGGTATCGTTTGACGATCTATATATAGCCATGTCCGGGGTAAGGAGCCAGATCATACTGAACTATTTCAACCAGCCTCAAGTGCTTGAAGCGCTTTTAACCAACAGGCCCATGCTCGCGAAGATAGCCTGGGACAGGGTTCTTCTGCTGGACGAAGCGAAGAAATTACGGATAAAATCATCGGATAAAGAAGTTGTAGAATTTATAAGAAGCCATCCCCTATTCTTAAGAAATGGCGTATTTGATGAAAATTTTTACTCATATATGCTGCGCAATAATATAGGGTTGGAGCCAAGAGCATTCGAAGAGATCGTAAGAGACAACATTATAATACAAAAATTATCGGCACAGCTCACCAAGGATATAAAGACAACTGATGATGACGTGCTTTCGGAATACAAAAAAGAATTCGCGAAAATAAAAATAGCGTACATACTTATGGAACCAAAGGATTTTCTTGACCAGGCCAAGGTAGATGAAAACGCGGCAAAAGAATTCTATGAAAAGCATAAAAGCGAGCTCATGCTAAAATCGAATTTAAAAGGCGCTCTTCCGGACCGCAGCGCCACATTCGAGGAGTCCAAAGACACGATAGAGAAATTCATAAAAGAGGTCGAGGCAAGAAAGATACTTAAGATAAAGAGCGAAGAGCTGTACGGCAAACTCCTGGAACGCATGAGGGAAAAGAATGAGACATTTGAGAAGGCGGCCTCGCAGTTAAAGTTGACCGTGAAAAACACCGATTTCTTCTCAAGGGCCGATAAGATCGACGATATCGGGGATATCCCTGTGGTAGCCGGAATAGGCTCGGAATTGAAACTTTTCGAAGTATCTAAGCCTGTCGAAATAACCAAGGGCATAATAATATTTGAAGTGGCCCAGAGAAAAGATCCTGACGAAGAAGCGTTCAAGAAAGAGAAAGACGAATATGCGAAAAAGGTGCAGGAGCAAAAGTCCAATACCTTTATGGAAGACCACTTAAGAAAACTTGAGGGCGCGGCTTCGCTTGCTATAAAGCTGGAAGAGATAGATAAGTATTACAGATAAATTTGTGATTTATATATTACCTACGTATACGTACTTCAGTTTTTCTTTCGCTATTTGTTCCGCCATTTTTAAAGTTTCTATAGGCGTAGGGGGCAGGGTAGCTTTATAACAGGGAAAATACCGCGAAAAGTGCAGCGGCACCCCGGCGCCCAGATTCTTATATATCCAATCAACCATACCTCTTATCATAACTTCAGAATCGTTTAATGTCGGTATTATAAGATTGGTAAGCTCTATGTGGCATTTCTTGGCGGCTGTCTTTATAACCTCGAGCACGGGGCCGAGAGAGCCCTTGCAAGCCTTTACATAAAAATCTTCATCGAACGCCTTTAAATCTATATTCATCGCGTCTACCAACGGCAGCATCTCTTTAAGCGGCTCTATATTCACAAAACCGTTGGTGATAAGCACATTCTTTAAATTATTCGCTTTCGCGAGCTTTGCGGTATCGAGGACAAATTCATACCATATGAAAGGCTCGTTGTAAGTGTAGGCTATGCCGAACGAGCCAAGTTCTTTCGCGCGGGCAACTACTTCTTCGGAAGTGATATCTTCCGTAGGGCCGTCTACTTCCTGCGAGATATGCCAGTTCTGGCAAAACATACAGTGAAGATTACAGCCTCTGGTGCCTAAGGATAATATGTATTCGCCGGGATGATAATGATATAGTGGTTTCTTTTCTATCGGATCGAGGGCCATTCCCGTGGTCTTGCCGTAAACTAACGTGTAGAGCGTACCGTCCTTATTTAATCTGACGCCGCAGGCGCCCCTGCCGCCGGAAGCTATGCTGCATTCATACGGACATAAGTGGCAGCGCACTCTTTTTGAATCTAGCTTCTCGTAATATAACGCTTCTTTCATTTTAGGAAGGTTTTGAGTTCCTTCATGAACTGGCCGACATCCCTGAACTGCCTATAGACGGACGCAAACCTGACATACGCTATCTCATCTATGGTGTGAAGGCCCTTCATGACGAGTTCGCCTATCTCTTTTGACGCCACTTCTCTTTCATACTGTTTTTGTATCTGTATCTCTATATCATCTACTAATCGCTCTATGCGTTTTAAGCTTACGGGTCTCTTTTCACACGCGACAAGGACTCCGTTCATCAGCTTTTCCCTGTCGAAAGGTTCATGCCGCCCGTCCTTTTTTATTACCATCAGCGAAATGCGTTCGACATACTCGTATGTGGTAAATCTATGCTTGCATTTCAGGCATTCCCTGCGGCGGCGGACACTCGCGGCGTTCTTCGACATCCTCGAGTCTATTACACTGTCTTTTTTATTTCCGCAATATGGGCAACGCATTTAAAACTGGCTCCTCACTTTGGCCACTCCCAGATCATCCATGCCAACAGATGTGCTTTGGCTGACATAAAGCCCGCCTTCTTTAAGCTGCGTTCCACCGCATCCGGATAAGATCAAACAAACAGCTGCCACTATAAATATTTTCATATTCTGGAGACGCTTTCCAAGCGCATCGGGAAACTGCCCCCTATTTGACCACTCTAACTTTTACCTTAGCTTCGTCCAAGAACTTGCGCGCCATCTTGTCTGGATAATCACCCTTTATTATTACTTCTCTTATGCCGGCATTGATGATCATCTTAGCGCAAATTATGCAGGGCTGCGTCGTGCAGTATAAAGTCGCCCCTTTCAGGCTCGTCCCATGCAGCGCTGCCTGAAGAAATGAATTTTGTTCCCCATGAAGGCCGCGGCAAAGTTCGTGCCTCTCTCCTGACGGTATCTTTAATTTTTCGCGGATGCAGCCCGTCTCGCTGCAATGCGCTATCTCCCTGGGCGCGCCGTTATAACCTGTGGCAAGTATCCTTTTATCCTTTACAAGCACGGCTCCGACTTTGCGGCGTAAACATGTGGAACGTTTTGAAACGAGATCCGCTATGCCGAGAAAATATTCATCCCAGGTCGGACGGTCATCTTTCGGGGTTTGAGGTTTGAGGTTTGAGGTTCGCTTGTTTTTCATTATTTTTCTAATCTCCTAATCAATCCTTTGTATAACGGGAACTCTCTTACAAGCGATGTAACTTTTTTTCGAACTTCCTGAATATTCTTCTGGCTATCCGGATCGCTTAACACTTTATCGATAAGGCGCGCTATCTTTTTCATTTGCGGCTCTTCCATCCCGCGCGTCGTTATTGCCGGTGTGCCTATGCGTATGCCGGAAGCGACAAAAGGAGACTGCGTATCATATGGTATAAGGTTTTTGTTTACGGTGATGCCGGTCTTATCCAGGGCCGTTGCGGCGGCCTTGCCCGTTATATTCTTTTTCGTTAGATCCACTAAGAACAAATGCGTGTCTGTGCCGCCGGCGACTATCCTATAGCCCAAGATTGCCATCTCTTGTGATAATGCCTTGCAGTTCTTCAAAATTTGAGCCTGATATTTTTTAAACTCCGGCTTGAGCGCCTCTTTGAAACATACAGCCTTCGCCGCTATTACATGCATCAGGGGCCCGCCCTGAAGTCCGGGGAATACCTCCATGTCTATCTTCTTCGCGAATTCCTTGCGGCACATTATAAATCCGCCGCGCGGGCCTCTTAAAGTCTTATGTGTCGTGGAAGTGACAAATTCGGCGTACTCGATCGGATTTTGGTGCAACCCGGCGGCAATAAGCCCGGCGATATGCGCTATGTCAACAAAAAGGAACGCGCCGACAGAATCGGCTATGGCCCTGAATTTTTTAAAATCTATGGCACGCGGATAAGCGGACGCGCCGGCCAGTATCATCTTCGGTTTATGTTTTTTTGCAAGCTCTCCTATCTGGTCATAATCGAGCGTTTCTGTGGTATGGCTAACTCCGTACGGCACAATATCATAAAATCTTCCGGAGAAGTTGTGCGGGTTGCCGTGTGATAAGTGGCCTCCGCAGGCCAAGTCCATGGCCAAAACCGTATATCGCCCGGAAGAATACCCTCTTTCTTTAAGCAGGTCCGCTACCGCAAGATACACCGCGAAGTTGGCGGGAGTGCCGGCGTGCGGCTGAACATTTACATGTTCGGCGCCAAAAAGTTTTTTCGCTCTCTCTATGGCTATGGCTTCGACATCATCCACGTATTCACATCCGTTATACCAGCGTGCTTTCGGGTAACCCTCGGCGTATTTATTGGTAAGGACCGACCCTTGAGCCTCAAGCACGGCCTCGCTGACAAAGTTCTCGCTCGCGATTAACTCGATATTATTATTCTCGCGCTTAGTTTCGTTTAGAATAGCTTTATATATTTGGTTATCCTCTTTTTTCAGAAGGCTCATCTGATCTTTCCTTTCAGCCTTGATTCGATCTGTCTTATCTGTTTAACGCGCCTGGCGTGCCGCTGGCCAATATGTTTTGTTGAAAGCCATATCTTCACTAATTCTTTCGCTTCTCTAAATTTTGTATAATCCGCGGCCAGGACGAGTATGTTGCAATCGTTATGCTCTCTGGAAGATCTTGCCATCGCCCTGTCATAACAGGCGGCCGCCCTTATGCCATGCAGCTTATTCGCGATTATCGCCATTCCGACGCCGCTTCTGCATATAAGAATACCTTTGTCGGCCTTTCCTTTGCTTACCGCTTGCGCGACGTCAAATCCTATCAAAGGATAGTCGCAGGATTCTTTCGAATGCGTGCCGAAATCTTCTACCGCGTATTTCTCGCTCTTCAGAAATTTTATTATCTTATTCTTCAATTCATATCCGCCATGATCACTACCTATAACTATTCTCACTTTTATACTCCCTTTCACTATATTAAAGGATCTTAGCGACCCTACTCATCTCTTCTTTTATTGTTAAAAGCACTTCTTCGTAAAATCCCCGATCTCTCCCTATGGGATCGGCTATATCGATATCTTCGCAAGCCTTCTGATCATGCTTTAAACCAAACTGTTTCAAAATGTGCACCTTCGAAGCGGCATGCGGCACTCTGGTAATGATATCATCCATATGGTGGCCCGCCATTACGAGTATAAGGTCCGCTTTCTTTATATGATCTTCCGTAAGGCTCCTTGACCGGAATCCGGAAACGTCAATACCTTCTTTTTTCATGACCTCTATGGTCTCTTTAGTCGGCGCCATACCGTCAATGGCATGAACTCCGGCAGATATAACTTCGATATCGCTCTTACCGAGTTCTTTAAGATATTTTTTCAGCAACCCGTCCGCCATTATGGAGCGGCAACTGTTGCCGGTGCAAACCAAAAGAACCGATTTAATATTCTTCATATAAATTAATTAAAAAATTTCACAAGCTCTTCTTTTTTAACGGCGCCTTCTCTTAAAATTTTGGGGGGACTTACCGTTAAGTCCACTACCGTAGACTCTATCCCTACATCCGTAGCGCCGCTATCAAGAAGCATGTCTATCTTTCCATCCAGGTCCTTCAGTACTTCACCGGCGGACTTCGGAGGCTTATTGCCGCTTAAATTAGCGCTGGGCGCTACTATAGGGACACCCGCGGCTTTTATCAGCTCCAGAGCCACTAAGTTTGCCGGCGCCCTAAAACCCAGCGTATTGCCGCCGTCCGATTTAAGAATTATCGTAAGCGGTCCGGGCCAGAACTTGCTTATAAGTATGAGCGCCTCTTTCGTCACGGTACAGCCCAAAGACTCTATCATTTTAATATCGGCTATATGGACCGTGAAAGGCTTATTTTTAGGACGCCCTTTTATGCTGTACAGGCTCTCTATGGCTTTTTCGTCGAGAAAGTTGGCGGCGATCCCATAAACTGTCTCGGTGGGAAAAGCTACGAGCTTGCCCTCTCTCACCGCTTTCGCGGCAGACTCTATAAGGTCTTTCTCAGGACTTTTTGGGTTTATTTTTACTACGTACGTTTTCAACGAGCAATCTCTTTAGGCCATCGAGTTTTTTCTCTATCGCCTTATCCGAAACACCGAGTATCTGCAGTGCCAATATCCCGGCATTCTTAGCGCCCGCTTTGCCGATAGCGACCGTTGCGACAGGAACTCCCGACGGCATTTGTACCGTGGACAGAAGAGAGTCTATGCCTTTTAACTCCGCTGATTCCATAGGAACGCCTATTACAGGCAGCGTCGTATGGCTTGCGACTACCCCCGCAAGATGCGCGGCGCCTCCGGCGCCGGCGATAATAACCGAAAAGCCATTTTTGCGCGCAGCCTTGGAAAATTTTGCCGTATCATCGGGAGAGCGGTGGGCCGATAGTATCTTGACTTCGCATTCTATGCCATACTCTTTGAGCACCTTCCGGGCTTCGCCCATCGTCGGAAGATCCGAATCGCTTCCCATTATAATAGCAACTTTATGTTTTTTCGGCATGTAATCCCTCCAAAGTGTTAATTATTCGCTGTGGCCCTATATCCTATATCCCTGCGATAATGCATCCTGTCAAAATTTATCTTCCCGACAGCATTATAGCAGTTATCGATTGCGGTCTTTATATCGCTGCCTAAGGCGGTAACGTTTAGGACCCTGC
The DNA window shown above is from Candidatus Omnitrophota bacterium and carries:
- the glyA gene encoding serine hydroxymethyltransferase: MSLLKKEDNQIYKAILNETKRENNNIELIASENFVSEAVLEAQGSVLTNKYAEGYPKARWYNGCEYVDDVEAIAIERAKKLFGAEHVNVQPHAGTPANFAVYLAVADLLKERGYSSGRYTVLAMDLACGGHLSHGNPHNFSGRFYDIVPYGVSHTTETLDYDQIGELAKKHKPKMILAGASAYPRAIDFKKFRAIADSVGAFLFVDIAHIAGLIAAGLHQNPIEYAEFVTSTTHKTLRGPRGGFIMCRKEFAKKIDMEVFPGLQGGPLMHVIAAKAVCFKEALKPEFKKYQAQILKNCKALSQEMAILGYRIVAGGTDTHLFLVDLTKKNITGKAAATALDKTGITVNKNLIPYDTQSPFVASGIRIGTPAITTRGMEEPQMKKIARLIDKVLSDPDSQKNIQEVRKKVTSLVREFPLYKGLIRRLEK
- the nrdR gene encoding transcriptional regulator NrdR codes for the protein MRCPYCGNKKDSVIDSRMSKNAASVRRRRECLKCKHRFTTYEYVERISLMVIKKDGRHEPFDREKLMNGVLVACEKRPVSLKRIERLVDDIEIQIQKQYEREVASKEIGELVMKGLHTIDEIAYVRFASVYRQFRDVGQFMKELKTFLK
- a CDS encoding class II aldolase/adducin family protein, translated to MKDFRGELIKYGKLIYAQNLVTGCGGNISVRVGSRVYIKASGVSLENSTAADYNEADLKTGKVFCRKGPCSVELPMHIACYKARADIGAVIHTHPVYGTILAMLIKKLGFVSYEFACALSTEVPVISYKKSGSRELANAVAGAIKKHNAVLLKNHGAIVVGKDLEEAYQRSVVLERSCKIYVLSKLAGKVSLIGQY
- a CDS encoding IS256 family transposase — translated: MRSVNFSQSSVAIQYQYLKRNLRELGMLGVFDNFESSAHRVVQEYIQKGIYEEFKLQIGAGRYEHAGSRRLDERKGEYGRFFTTTFGTSRIDIPRTRDGLKITYSLFSKYQRRQQKFDDTVVLSMILGLSTRKQRKFFKAFIGDSVSHGTASKLLRNLEGDLAEYRTRTIEDKYKYLLIDGLWVSVISNGRLRKMVILFVLGITMDNKKEIIAFKLAKGETEREVSGLLNDIYRRGLEGKHLKVVASDGAQGIRQGISLVYPYAKWQLCHTHKLRNLSSNVRHKVSHRRKMMAQASRICRSGSRRQAIKRFMRFCDKWHSVEPKAIRCLEKDFYDTIVYYDFFEDKNFISTTNHIERDLEEVRRRIKIQGYFKSEQSLNLWIYGIISQFREEQREDAPKYIFTLVEESFIDSRFRGNDKHESVQLS
- the rpiB gene encoding ribose 5-phosphate isomerase B translates to MRIVIGSDHGGYELKNKIIKFLKSEKYAVEDFGTHSKESCDYPLIGFDVAQAVSKGKADKGILICRSGVGMAIIANKLHGIRAAACYDRAMARSSREHNDCNILVLAADYTKFREAKELVKIWLSTKHIGQRHARRVKQIRQIESRLKGKIR
- a CDS encoding L-threonylcarbamoyladenylate synthase, whose amino-acid sequence is MKTYVVKINPKSPEKDLIESAAKAVREGKLVAFPTETVYGIAANFLDEKAIESLYSIKGRPKNKPFTVHIADIKMIESLGCTVTKEALILISKFWPGPLTIILKSDGGNTLGFRAPANLVALELIKAAGVPIVAPSANLSGNKPPKSAGEVLKDLDGKIDMLLDSGATDVGIESTVVDLTVSPPKILREGAVKKEELVKFFN
- the amrS gene encoding AmmeMemoRadiSam system radical SAM enzyme, producing the protein MKEALYYEKLDSKRVRCHLCPYECSIASGGRGACGVRLNKDGTLYTLVYGKTTGMALDPIEKKPLYHYHPGEYILSLGTRGCNLHCMFCQNWHISQEVDGPTEDITSEEVVARAKELGSFGIAYTYNEPFIWYEFVLDTAKLAKANNLKNVLITNGFVNIEPLKEMLPLVDAMNIDLKAFDEDFYVKACKGSLGPVLEVIKTAAKKCHIELTNLIIPTLNDSEVMIRGMVDWIYKNLGAGVPLHFSRYFPCYKATLPPTPIETLKMAEQIAKEKLKYVYVGNI
- a CDS encoding cytidine/deoxycytidylate deaminase family protein, coding for MKNKRTSNLKPQTPKDDRPTWDEYFLGIADLVSKRSTCLRRKVGAVLVKDKRILATGYNGAPREIAHCSETGCIREKLKIPSGERHELCRGLHGEQNSFLQAALHGTSLKGATLYCTTQPCIICAKMIINAGIREVIIKGDYPDKMARKFLDEAKVKVRVVK
- a CDS encoding low molecular weight protein arginine phosphatase, which translates into the protein MKNIKSVLLVCTGNSCRSIMADGLLKKYLKELGKSDIEVISAGVHAIDGMAPTKETIEVMKKEGIDVSGFRSRSLTEDHIKKADLILVMAGHHMDDIITRVPHAASKVHILKQFGLKHDQKACEDIDIADPIGRDRGFYEEVLLTIKEEMSRVAKIL
- the purE gene encoding 5-(carboxyamino)imidazole ribonucleotide mutase, producing the protein MPKKHKVAIIMGSDSDLPTMGEARKVLKEYGIECEVKILSAHRSPDDTAKFSKAARKNGFSVIIAGAGGAAHLAGVVASHTTLPVIGVPMESAELKGIDSLLSTVQMPSGVPVATVAIGKAGAKNAGILALQILGVSDKAIEKKLDGLKRLLVENVRSKNKPKKS
- a CDS encoding SurA N-terminal domain-containing protein — translated: MLKLFRKKFVSRLILWSLLILILPAFVMWGSASMSRSKDKGPTYVGMASGKKVSFDDLYIAMSGVRSQIILNYFNQPQVLEALLTNRPMLAKIAWDRVLLLDEAKKLRIKSSDKEVVEFIRSHPLFLRNGVFDENFYSYMLRNNIGLEPRAFEEIVRDNIIIQKLSAQLTKDIKTTDDDVLSEYKKEFAKIKIAYILMEPKDFLDQAKVDENAAKEFYEKHKSELMLKSNLKGALPDRSATFEESKDTIEKFIKEVEARKILKIKSEELYGKLLERMREKNETFEKAASQLKLTVKNTDFFSRADKIDDIGDIPVVAGIGSELKLFEVSKPVEITKGIIIFEVAQRKDPDEEAFKKEKDEYAKKVQEQKSNTFMEDHLRKLEGAASLAIKLEEIDKYYR
- the hisG gene encoding ATP phosphoribosyltransferase, producing the protein MKAAIKKLKLGMPKGSLQEATVRMFKKAGFFVGISERSYFPSIDDDEIEAILFRAQEMSRYVEDGILDCGITGNDWILENSSNVVRVAELIYAKQSLRPVRWVLAVPQGSKVKTVKDLNGKRVATELVSVTKEYLKKNKVKAEVEFSWGATEVKAAIGIDAIVEVTETGSSLRANNLREVATVCESTTQLIANRKSWMNPWKRAKIENLALLLKGAILAEEKVGLKMNVAKNDLKAILSILPAMKNPTVSALSDSNWFDVDTIIDEKTAKRIIPELKRAGAQGIIEYPLNKVIY